The window TAGTTCAGACACTTAAGTAGAATGGCACGTACATGATCAATGGTAGCGGCAGTTATGGGGTACAAGCACGGCGAGAGTTGGACGGGCTCTAGCTAGGATATCTTCGCCAAATTGCGTGTGAAGAGGAACACCTACAGACCTACTGTTATGCTTGAGAGTTTGAGGAACAATGAAGAACAATATGCTAGTTATACTATTGCGACTGCACATTGTCCAGTACGTGTTAGGGTCGGATCGGACGTGCAATGGTCGGTCTCTCTGTCAGCACCTGATCGGGTCCTTTCATTCCACACAATAAACACTCAATATAGTCGAGGATATATCCATATCCTAAGCTATGCTCTCTAATTAGTCTGCCCGGTCCGGTGTTTCGAGTTAGTACTATCTTAGCTCGTAGAACATTGCCTTCCCATGTAGATTTAAATATCTCTCACTAACGAGCATGCACCTTCTTGAACTGGCTGACAGATGGTCGCTGATCGCCAGTCACCTACCAGGCCGGACTGACAACGAGATCAAGAATTACTGGAACGCGCATCTCAGCCGGCGGAGCCACAGCTTCCGGCACACGCACACCGCCGGCAAGGAAACCACCATAACCATCGACATCAACAAGATTTCCGCCACTTCGAAGCGGCGAGGCGGTCGGGCACCCAGGAGCAGCATGAAGAAGCAGCCGGTGCCTGAACCCACCAAGTCAACGGAAAGCTCTAGCCCGGTCCCTGCCATATCATCATCAACATCAAGCCTACCTCAGGGCTACTCGGACAAGAACCAGCCCATCAACAGCATCCCTAACGATATGCCCTGCAGCGACCATGTAGATCTGAATGGTGGTGTCCTGAAGCCCAACTATGCGAAGGACTCAATGAATCAGATTGGGATTTTGGAGGAGGAAAGTGAGATTGAGGGCCTGCTATCAAGCATGGACGACATGCCGGCTAGTGGGCTTAATGGCCTTCAACATGGAGGCCACCTTCCTCTGGTGGAGGATCTCCTGGACATGGACTGGGAGGGTTTTGCGACCCACCTATGGGACCAGCCAGCCCAGAGTGATCAGCTCCAGCCTGCTGAGCCGCAGGCAACAATGGGCTCCGTGTCGGACGAGCTCGAGTCATTTGTCCATTGGCTCCTCTCCGACACGTGCTAAGAGAATCAATCGCAGAATAGTAGAGACGAGTAGCCATAAACCATAGAGGAAGAAGATAAAGGTGACATGTGTGCTAGTCCTCCAAGCCTCCGTGCGGCATAGTCACATCTTCAGCAGCCAGAGAAGAAGACAATGGTTGTTAGCACTACTCTTGTCATGATGTATCTGCatatttagttttgagtttttgcATGTAGTTAGGTGTTCAGGTTTATTGGATTGCATGTCAGAGTTTTTAGCTTGGACCAAGGGTTTTTTTCCGTTACTTAATATAAATTGTCTGTGCCTTGTTTTAACATAGCGATGTGCCTGCTCTATTGGCCAGCCCATCTTGTTTTAGGAGCTCGCGTGTTTGAATCACGCTCCCTGCGTTAGGATACTTTGCTTTTctaattttggtagaattttttttaaaaattaaGTTGGCAAAACTAGGGTTTGACCCTGCAACCCATAGGGCCATGCATGTGACTCAAAACATCGTACTACAAAATACAAACACTATTGTGTTTAGAATTTCATACGGTGTCTATTTGACATATATTAGCCGtataaattcaaataattcaatTTTTTCAGGCGATATTTGAATATTTCGCTGGGAAACAGAAGGGCCGGTTTTCGACCGGTTTCCAAAAATCTCGGCCGAGAAAAAAAAACCCTGGCTTGGGCCAAACTTTCTTGATGCTTGAGAGCGATGCTAGCCCCTCAGGCTTAGAACATCTCTAGCCAATCCCCTAAATAATAGAGAATTAAATGTCCGAGTAAACCTTAGTGGAGTATCTTTACTAAGTTTTTTTTTGATAAACGGGGGATCGCCCCCGGCTCCATTTCATATAGGAAGAAACCACAGCAGGACAAAGTCTTACAAATCCAGGACTCATACCGCCTGAATTTACTGGGGTATAAGTTATGTTTGGTTCATACCGCCGTTCACACCGCAGAAGAGCTCACCCATGGCGCTGCACCCAGTTGCACCAGTCGATAAGGTGGATGTAGTCGGTGAGCACAGCGCGTAAAAGGAACGCCGACGCGGCGGCGGTGAGGATGCGGCTGCCGAGGCCACGGTTGTAGACGGAGATCACATACTTGCAGTCGGCGTCGACGGCGCTCATCTCCTGGGTGGCTCGGACGTACGCGTCGTCGCTGTCGGGCCGCACCGCCACTGGAGCTTGCCGCGGAAACATATGGTTGTTCCTCATGTCCAGGAACCCACCAGCAGCACCAAACACTGCTAGAGGAGGTCCGAGGTTAGAGAGAAGAATCCCGGCCTCACCTTGGCCCTGTGAGAGGGGCAGCGCTGCTGCGAGGACGGCCAACGAGAGGAGCAGCACCTGTGGCTTCATGGTTGCTTGCAAGGACGGGGACAGGGATGGTTTGGACTTGGACTTTGGAGGGAGGGAACTCGTGCTTTGGCTTGGCTATCTGAATGTACGCAGGAGCTGAGGCAGACGAGAGCAAATGTAAAATACACACAGTAGATAAAAAACCAACTAGTCCTAGAAAAAACACTTGAGCTTCCGTCCTCTCATGTCTATGTCGGTACTTGGCAATGCTCATCACCGTGGTCGCCTCCATTGACAAGCTTAATTGGTGGTTGGTTTAATTGCGTGGATGTCGAGAGCAGAATTTTATCCCAGGTATTTGGTATTTGCACATCGATTTCCGCACAAGATATAACCTCGGGAAATTGGTGTCTTCAATTAGGAGAGCATGGAAACACTAAGAAATATAAGAATATGAGCTGAGAATATGTTGGGACACGACAGTTACAAGTAAATTGAAGCTTCCCTGCTCTGCTGAAGTTCAGACTTGGGAGTTTTTACTACTAACTGCACAAGACTGTAACCTTCATCGGACATCCCTCCTTCCCTGCTCTTGGATGAGAGCATCTGAGATATTACTCTCCGCCAAGGGCGACTCAATTGGATCGCCAAACGACTCATTTCACTTGTCAGCCTAGAAAGATTATTAACAGTCCATGACAGAGAGATGTCCAGTTATGTGGACATACTGATACTGATTAGCAACAAATTCCAATCTATCCAGTTCTGTGGATAGCAATTTCTGAATTTGCACTGCAGTATGTACACCCTTAATTAGTTGTTCGTACTACACAGTTACCACAGAGCTGACATGATCCTAGAAGATAAACACTAAGGCAGTAAGCAGCAGACGCCAGAAGCAATTCAGATACATGCATTAAAGTTGTATTTTTTATCGGTACAAATATCAGCATCATTAAAGTTGTACTATTATTGGCAACAAGTACCCAGCAAAAACAGAAACGCATCGACTAGTTACTGCTGCAAGCAAATGGAAACAGGGAATTTACTAGTACAAGACTACCCCTGTAGCTTGGCCTTGAAATAACATGCCCGATTGACTCTATATCGAGATCAGACCCTCTTCACCATGGGTCGATTTGGATTCTTGGCAAGCTCGGTCCTCAAGTATTCCATTTCAGAGTCATCATATTCCACTTGCGGCACAACTTCCTTGAGGTCCGAGAGAgatggtagccctgaaagtgtcTCACTGTTAACTCCCACCCAAATAAACATAAGCACCTCAAGCGTAGGGATTGCTCCTTGCTCAAACTTCACGGATACATAGCTACCAAGTTCCAGCAACACCAGGCATGGCCGCATGGGAATGCCCCCTCTTCGAAACTGAACACTTTATCCTCGCGGATTGTGTTAGAGAAAATCACGATTAGGCACCTGAGTCCGAGCCCAGGCCGAGTCGGCTGTGTATAGGTAGATAGGTAGTGCTATATATACCTGTACGTGGTTCCTCCTGTAATCATCAGATCGCAAAGTAATAAAAATCAGCAGGACCGATACGGCCCTGTAGCCATCAAGTCGCCGCTCGATCCATTCCGGCAGTTTCACTAGGTTGCCAAACAGCTTGAGGCTCTGCAGTTTCTCCGGAAATGAGAACTCTCCATCCAAGCAGCCACATAAACCTGCCTCCCCCTCTGACCGGATTGACAATGACTCGAGGCAGCTCAGGCCAACAATTGCTGAACATAACTCTTGGCCATTTTCCTTATTGACGCTAGTCACTCCCAACTTACGCAATTGGGTGAGCCTTCTTATATCCTGCAGAACGACCTTCCCTCGTCGTCCGATGTTCACAACACCCAGTCACTACTGGAATTTTCACGTACACCGGGTGTAATGCTCTTCGCCGAGTGCTAAAACACGGACACTCGGCAAAGCAAACTTTGCCGAGTGTCACTCTCGGCAAACCCAGCTTCACGGCAAACTGCCATCTTTGCCGTCACTGCCTCACGGCAAAGAGGCACCGCACGGCAAACCCTGCAGACGCCGAGAGCCACTCAGGGCAAAGAGGAGCCACGTGGTATGCCCGTCCGCAACAAACGGCTCCGTCAGTTACTGCGTACTTTACCGAGAGCCGCAGCACGATGGAGGCGACTGCGGGCGCCCCAGGCGCTGACGGTGGCGATCTCGCTCCTGGCCTTGCTCCCGGCGGCTCTGTTGCTCTGGCCTTGGAGGGAGGCTGGTCGGTGGCTGTCTCGCCGGCGGTCAGGCGGGCGGTCGTGCCTGCTCAGGGCGCGGCCAAGCGGCCGGGGAGTCGTTTCTGGGCTCTGGCAGATGAGGTTTCTCACGACGAAGAGGAGGTGGAGTCGAGTGGCGAGGCGGGGTCAGGGGCAGGCGGCCGTGCGCCTTGCTCCTTTGGCGACTTCGTGTCGcgcgcggaggagctcgggggctcCTTCAAGGCCGGACGCCGGCGCGCTTTTGCGCCCGGAGGCCATGGCCCAAGGCGGGCCGCGCTGCCCGGGGGCAGGGCGCCGCGCGCATCTCCGCGGGGTGAGGGCCGAGGCAGCCCTGACGCTTCCGCAGCGGGGCTGCTCCTGCAGCCTGTGCAGCCGCTGCGCTGCACGGTGCGGGCGGCCCCCGCGGccacggtggcggcggcggtggatccGGGCGGAGCGCAGGCTAGGGTTGGGGACGACACGCCCGGGGCGTTGGCGGGCCAGGCCCATCGGGTCGCATGCGGCCCAAGTGCGGGACAAACGCGTGCGGCGGCCCAGCCTCGGGTAGAGACTGTGGCGCAGGGAGCCTCGCCCGCCCTCAGGACACAGCCTGGCCCACTGGTGGAGGCCCAGCCCAGGCCCTCCCGATCCGCGCAGCCATATAAATGGCTCTGGTTACCCCGGGAACCCTGAACACTGCGTTAGGGTTTCCAGCCTCCAAATCGGAGGTGCGGCGCTTCGGCCACTCTGCTCGTTTTCTCTCCCCCACTCCCTCACCCTCTCCTTCCCCACCTCCTCTGGTGAGATCTTTCGCGGAAGTGGTGGCGATGGGATCCAAGCAAGACCGCCGGGGGGAGAAGCCGCCCATGGAACCGCCGCGGGATCGCAACATCGGGCGGGCCGACGATGAGCGCGGATGGGGTCCGCCTCCCGCCCGGTGGCTCAAGGAGCAGGAacgtaagaagaagaagaaggaagagtaCAAGAAGCGCGTCCTCGAGCTCAAGCGCAAGGGGCAGCAGTCCGCTGcgggcggcgaccgcgtcggcgACCCCTTTGTGAAGAAACAGAAGTTCAAGCctgcgggggcggcggctcccAAACCGCCCCTCCCACCCAGATCTGAGGCACCTGGCTCGTCCAAGGGCACGGAGGAGGAGCCGATCCCCATCGAAGAAGTCGACGGCCCGGAGTGCTTCAAATGTGGACGCACGGGCCACTTCCAGAATCTCTGCACCTTCAAGCCGCTGTGTGTGTGCACCAAGGACGGGCACACATCGGCGCAGTGCCCGACCCGCGGCAAGCCCCTGCTCCTCCAAACCATGGGCCACGCCATCTCTGGCG is drawn from Aegilops tauschii subsp. strangulata cultivar AL8/78 chromosome 1, Aet v6.0, whole genome shotgun sequence and contains these coding sequences:
- the LOC109744578 gene encoding transcription factor Y1-like, which encodes MHLLELADRWSLIASHLPGRTDNEIKNYWNAHLSRRSHSFRHTHTAGKETTITIDINKISATSKRRGGRAPRSSMKKQPVPEPTKSTESSSPVPAISSSTSSLPQGYSDKNQPINSIPNDMPCSDHVDLNGGVLKPNYAKDSMNQIGILEEESEIEGLLSSMDDMPASGLNGLQHGGHLPLVEDLLDMDWEGFATHLWDQPAQSDQLQPAEPQATMGSVSDELESFVHWLLSDTC